From the genome of Zalophus californianus isolate mZalCal1 chromosome 5, mZalCal1.pri.v2, whole genome shotgun sequence:
GTTCTCAGTTCTTAGTTCACAAGTTTATTATGAAAAACACTGCAGTGCTCTTGTGCAGTAACATCGTCTTataggagggggaaaaaacagttCTGTTCAAAACAACTCACCAGGTTCTGACAATAACAAAGAACAACATGAGGCTGAGATCTGAGaagggaaataaactgagtgcaGACAAATCATACAATTAAATTAAACGGTATccctgaaaataaacaaaacgaTTTCAAAACTCACAAGTAGAGGGGAGGCCTtggtacttatttttaaaaatgttcattaagcTCCAATGATTGTTTGCTGCTATCCTTACCTACAGTCATGCTGAGTAAAGCTATATAGCTAAATGGAAGTTAAACTGTACTCACGAGGTGTTAATGTTACATCGTATTATCTGCAGTCTCTCAGAGAAAGCAAAAGTAACTACAAATAGCGCTATGCCAGAAACTGGTTTCTTGACCAACAATGTCGCTTCAGCATGCAATGAACTGGTTCATTCTAAAGTGGTCACGGCTGTTGATGACAAGaggctttgtatttttatatggcACATCTTTTGGTCCGTGTGAAAACAAGTTTTTTGAATGTTAACTATTCTCTGACACTTTGGAGTTACTGTTGCTCTTCCCATTTCCATTAGGTCAACATATGGTTCATGGCAATACTGTAcaagtttaaaatttcattacAGAAAGTAGTCTGGGGTACGACGAGTAACATGTGGCTCGCCTCTGCGAGGTGCTGGGTCAAACTGcaagctgaaaaacaaaacatatttgttGTTTATACTGCATGTATCAATGTACTGACAAGAACATTATTCTTCCTATACAATTTCAGTTTGTCTTTAATGGAACAGAATCCTAATTGTAGACTAATCAACCATTTAATAAGAGTCTTCTAGCTGTGTGTCTCCTCAAAGAGCCAAGGCAAacttcagagaatttttttttaagacagaattTTTATACATCAGGATAAGATTTTTTGAAAGAAGGgttctactaaataaataaaacttaaagagcCTAATGTACTTGTATTTGTAATCTCAACCTCAGGATATATTTTATTAACCCCACAATAAAAACatgtgttttaaaagttaaaatctgggcggcgcctgggtggctcagttagttggttaagcgactgccttcgtctcaggtcatgatcctggagtcccgggatcgagtcccacatcgggctccctgctcagcggggagtctgcttctccctctgaccctcttccctctcgtgctctcagctctcattctctctctctctcaaatagataaaaaaaaaaaaactttaaaagttaaaatcctAATAATTCACATTGGAGCCTATATAGGACAAGTTTCTATTGATGAGTTTCAACATATCCTAAGTCCGTTCAAAAGgaaacacaggggcgcctgggtggttcagtcggttaagcgtctaactcttggtttcagctcaggtcatgatctcagggtcatgaaacagccccacactgggctctgtgctcagtgcagagtctgcgtgagattctttccctctcccccctccctgtaCTCGCGCGCTCCCtctgaaaataaatcaaatctaaaaaaaaaagggaacataaaaatcaaattggAATCTGGATTTAGCATGAGCCCTTCAAGTCTTAAACCTCCCATTCCAACTATACAGTGTAACTCAACTGTAATGGCAGCCAACTACTTAGGTGTAAATACttacaaagaatattttagaGTATCATCAAGTTCCATGATCGCAGCTTGATTACCACAACGATAACAATAGTTTGGAGCACTGAAAATCGTTACTACATTCCGGTCATGGCACCAGTTATATCCCtacaaggaaaacaaaggtgATAAAAATCTATCTTACTCCCTTATCTACACAACtagactcaaaaagaaaaaaagtcccttCCAAAAAGCTTAAAAGCTATAATGTTTTGTTTCTcgatattttaataattttctgtaCTCtgtgcaacttaaaaaaaaatacatgaatttttCCTGAATTACAAAACTAGATTATAAATAGAAAAGACACTAGAAAACAGCACCAATCACCAGAGAATAAAGTGCTTCTTCTACATCTGGCTTTCTGTGATTAGCAGTATCTCATCAGCTTCCCACCGCAGTGGCCCTAAACGTGATCCAAGAATGAGTACATGGCCATTCCTTGTAGAGGCAGATAACATACTCAAGACCAAACCACATTAATTCTCTCAGTTAGAGCTGAAGGTCCCTGCCCAGGTACAAAGAAAATAGGCCTCTAGGATCTCCAGCCTCATTTTGTCAAAGTCCATGTGAATACACGAGTTACTTTTTAAGTATTGTACACAAATATTGTTCCCTGTCTTTAGCAAAGTCATACTTTTATAatcaattattaatattaatgtaaACAGGACCCTAATTCTAAGTATGCTTATCAATGTCCCATTTCccttttagtttcttctttaaaataaccTATAATCTTACCATCCAAAGGACCACTGAAACATTTTGGTATTTCACCTCAATCTCTCCTCCATAAACATACATGTTAAACacatgaaataaacaaaactgagataaaaatgtatatactgcCTCCTCCCCTGTTCCCTGCACCTCACTTTCCCAGGCTTAAATCCCAAGCACTATCCAGTCATTAAGAATTCTCTGGAAATATGTCAACTACGAAACTCATTGTGAGatcaaaaaatgagattttaattcTAGTGTGCATCTACTGTAAAGGCTCAGGCTACAACAGCAAATTCATTGGAAGGGATACATGGAGTATCCTCATTAATATCATTAATTagcaccccaccaccaccaaaaaacccTCCCTAATATCTTCCTTCATTACGTTTACTTAAAAAGCAAATCAGATTTCAGAGAAGAGAATATACCTCCATCACCAGCTGGTGAGCTCTGGACACCAATGTGAGGCCATTGGCATGATTAAATGTTTCGGAAATGTCTTGCCCAAAGGTATAACCAGCTCCTCGAGGAGATATACCCCAACCACCACGATCATCTGGATCTGACCACAGCAAGTCACACATTGGACCCTAAAAAGGAAGGTAAGTTTTAAATTGCCTCTTGCAAAAAATGATTTGAGTAATTCATCAGCGGGAACACCCTATGAAGTCACACTTTGAATGGTATTTGCTGAACAGTTTAAGGTTTTGCTTTAaagtatctctgtcaaataaataaaacttttcccAATGTTTTTAAGAGGCATATCCTACATCAATGAGCCCCAAGAGCAAAAAGCCCTATAGTATGCAAATTTTCATGTCAGACAGTATTGACAAGTAATTAAGGCAACAACTGAGATTCTAAGGCCTACTCCCAAAGGTGTTGTGATCTTGACAGGTTTCTTACTATTAGCTTCTAAAGAAAGAGGTTGCTGACAAGAGTGTTCATACCGCATGGGGTCATTTTTGAACAttaaaagagagaacacacagaaGGAAGTTACAGTAAAATTTTTCCTCTCTACAAGGTTTTCTGAAAAGATTTTATTACCAAATAAAAGTCAGTaactcattagaaaaaaaaaaaaaaggcaataccTCATGAGGAACTTCTTGTAGGCGATCAAGTGCTCTGATGTGATCCAGTGTATCTATGGATGGTGAGAGGCCACCATGTAGACAGAATATCTGGAAAGAATGGTTTATAATGTTAACATCACATAAAAGAAACTTTAAACATTCTGGACTAAGCTGCAGGCAGCAGCCCGTATCACTTGGTGTGACTACTGTTTCTGTATTCTACCAGAACCAGGCTTGTCTCTGCAGAGGCTTTCTTCCAACCCACTCTAACCTAGTGAATACACTCCCTTTCTTCCAGATAAATCATTGCTACTGCACCCAGAAAACATTTCTCTGACCTTAAACTCAGCACAGACTATCCATTCCTCTCATAGGACCTTTTGCTATATCTTCTGTGCACTCCTCTATGTGGACAATAAATAGCTAATTACATCTCCAAGACTTGTCCAGAAACAACCTGAGAGGATGGATGGACTAAATCTTCCATCCCTGTGGTCCGAACATACAGTTCAGTGCTTGATACAAAGAAGGCACTTCAGAAGTCTAGAAGGGATGTGTAGGTGGAAAAATGACTGGCACCTAAACATTAAGAAAGCAGATTCATGAAAATAACCAGCAATGTTAAGTTTTAGGAAGACCTACATACCTGCCCATCCACCAAGGCAGTGAGAGGAAGATAGTCAAAAAGATCTGtgaaatatttccaaacatttgCATTTCCGTATTTCCTTAAACATTCATCATAGAAACCATATACTTGTGTGATCTGTCTGCTCTCATGATTTCCTCGAAGAATGGTGATACGTTCACGGTAACGAACctgaaacaacaaaacagaaaacagtatgaataCCTGGCTCCTTCAAAAACCAAATGACAATTCAGCAAACTTTCTACAGGAAAATTCAGAGTTCCaattttggtggggggggggaatcccaTCCCCCCACATCTACAGACATCTGTCCACGGAGTTATCAGCAAACCCTATCTCAATTACAATCAAACTCCTGCTACTACCAAATTCACAAAGCATAATCATCAGCCATAGAACtccatggaatttttttctagaGTTAGATGACTTTTGGTAAATTTATAGGTATGCAATAACCATCACAATTATTTTAGAACCTTTCCATCTTCAGTCCAAAAATATCCCCCCTGGGCCGTCTCAACTCCTACTCCCAGCAACCACtgatttgtcttttctgtatttccttaaaCACTCATCACAGAAACTATATACTTGTGTGATCTGTCTGCTCTCATGATTTCCTTTTGAGATCTTTTtgtaaaatttcatataaatataataatacaagATAGAgttttttgtgtgtctggctttATTCACTTAGCAGAATATTTTTGAGGCTCATCTGTGTATATGTATCAGTGGATccttattattttactttttattgctgcACAGTATCCCATTGTATAGCTATaccacactttttttctttattccccaGTAGGAGGAACATCTGAATGGTTTACAGTTTTTGAGTATTATGAGAATGTTGCTATGATCATCTTGCCTCTAAGTTTTTTGTATatacactttcatttctcttgagtatattcCTAGTCCAATATAATTGCTAGGTATTAGTATGGGTGTAAGGTTCTAATCTCTCCATAAACTAACACTTGGTATTATCAGCCTtattgatgatagccattctaatgggtgtaaCTCTGACTTTAattcgtatttccctgatgtttaaTGATTTTGCGCATCTTTTCATGCGCTTATTGactattcatatatcttcttggGTGAAATACCTATTCAagtaatttgtccatttttaatatGTCTATAATTACTGAATtataataggtttttttttaagattttatttatttgagagagagagcacatcagaggggggagggtcagagggagaagcagactccctgctgagcagggagcccgaagcggaactggatcctgggactccaggatcatgacctgagccgaaggtagccgcttaaccaactgagccacccaggggcacaATAGGTTTTTTATATGAacataaatacttttttcttagTGATATACTTTGAAGAACAAAaagtcctaattttttttaaaaagattttatttatttgacagagacacagtgagagagggaacaccagcaaggggagtgggagagggagaagcaggcttcctgctgagcagggagcctgatgcggggctcgatcccaggaacctggaactatgacctgagctgaaggcagatgcttaacaactgagccacccaggtgcccccaaaaatcttaattttgatgaagtccaatataACAATCTTTTTAATGGACTGCTTTTCATTATCATATCTTAGAAATCACTGCCTAACCCagagttacaaatattttctcctatgcttTATTCTAGAAGTTTCATAGCTTTGGCGCTTACATTTAGGCCCCTGATTGATTTTGACTCATTTGTATCGTATGAGGTATCTAAGTCCATTTTTTTGTATATAGATATCCAACTGTCCTAACACTACTTGCTTAAGTTTCCTTCCCCCAGTGCCCCTGTACTAGTGTgcaagggctgccataacaaagtagaACAAATGGGCAgctcaaagaacaaaaattaatttcctcaCAGTTCTCGAGGCTGGAAGTCCAGATCAAAGTGAGAGCCGGGTTAGTTTCTTCTGAAGGCCGGTCTACTTGGCTAATAAAAGGTCATCTTCTCCACGTTTCTTATCATCTTCCCTCTGTATCTGTGTCCTAAtgtcttcttacaaggacaccagtcaaatTGAATTAGGGCTCACCCATATGACCTTATTTTACCTCAATTACCTCTTAAAGGTCCTATcaccaaatacagccacattctgaggtaccggGAGTTAAGACTTCAATGTAcgaatggggggggggaggtgtatGTGGCACAATTCAGCCCCAAAacctttaaatataaattcttgaAGGCAGCATATTCATTCCTCTGCTAAGCACTGGGATTCATCCTGGGCTTTAAGCACAAATTAGCTTACAATGTTGTTTTCATAATACCTAGAGAAACTTTCCATCACTTAATCCAActgcttcattttacagatgcagagaaCTTAGTATATCCTCCAAAAATGGTTTGTAGCATGTTACATGATTCAGATTATCGCAGCTTCATGagcatatacattatatattgcCTAAAATCCAGCTTTTCCCAAAACCACATCTTACCACTTTTGCAGTATTAGAGGTTTCTGGCAGCCGGTTTTATCACTGTGAACGTTCTTTAGTAAAATCTCCCCTAAAGGTAAAATCATACTTTCTTTCCAAGGAAAGGCAGAAGCCTGCCATTCCAAAAACTATTGACCACTACTGTGTCTCATTTTCAGATCTTTGTACAATTCCCACAGCTCCAATTGGTATAAAGCAGCTTGCTTTATCATTCTTACTATTCTAGATTGTCAAGTATTATTGGCTGCCAACTATTCCACAGAGAGAAATCATAATTTAGATATTCACTTTTGTTGGGTATCTAGATCAATTCCTTTTCTAGTATTAAAATGCTGAAATTAAATGTTTTCACACAAAGCTCTTTTCCTCTTGAATTTCTTCTTCAGTAAAAGTCTAATTATAGGATTACTGTGTCAAAAGATGTGAACATCCTGACGTTTAGTATCTTTAATTTCAAAAGCACCTAGAAAGGTAGTTATACTACCTCCCCACACCCTAATTAACTgaagaagtatttttatttgactGGCTTtctaacatttttcaaataacttgAATGAGAATaacctttttacttttattctataGCATCCCCTTATTCAGAATGAAGACAGACGTATGATTTATAAGTCCCAAACCTGAATACCTGCATTTCTAAATATGGAACCTTCAGAGAAAATCACAAATcactggggaagaaaaagaacaaaactgtctCACCCAGTACAAAATGCCcccaaacaaaactgaaattacCTTAAGAGCTACAAGCAGAGTAACTGTTTCAACTGAATAATATCCTCTGTCAACATAATCTCCCATAAACAAGTAGTTTGTATCTGGTGATTTGCCACCAATTCTAAACAGTTCCATGAGATCATGAAATTGCCCATGTACATCTCCACAGACGGTGACTGGACATCGAACCTCTTGCACATTGGATTCTTTTGTCAGGATTTCTTTAGCCTACAGATGGAGATAAAATAAACCAATACATTTAGCATTAAACAACATTAACAAAGATAAAGTTAATGCAGCTTAAAGAACAGACTTGGTGTAAGATGAAATTGTAGGCACTGATAATGCCATTAAAGAGGGCAAGATATGGCCAGATTCCATCTATTGGTTATCTCACTCCTGATACTTAGAAAAAGTATGTATCAAGACGCATAGTTCCATTCCTCTCATCACTATCAGTTCTTAGGCCTATCAGTTACCATCTAACTAAATGCTAAATAGTTTATTACTAGCAGCCATATAAGATTAATGAAAATGGAACAAGATATTCAGATACCTAGTTCCTTAGCTTTAAAGTTGTAATATGCTTTATGGATTCCAGGATATGAAGAAAGGTTTCTAATTCCCActtaactgttttttgggggaggtggggaggggaacaatacattaaaatttcaCCTGTATTTTTACACTCTTAATACTAAAAATACAAACTGTTGCTTTACAACTGTAATTATTCAATATACATGGTTTTTATAAAGTTGTTTGGCAACATATGCATTCCCCCATGTAATCACAAATTCAAACATTACTTTTAAGGGCAGCATAACATTTCACTCACTCGAAACCCTATCAGTCATTCAACATACATTTACTGATCATTCACCTTACCCCCAAAACCAAAGTGCACTGGGGAAGACCATCATTCACTCGCTCAATCATCCAAGTAATACTACGTGCCAGGCCTTGTGCTAGCCATTGGGGGACCACAGCGTACAAGATCGGTCACAGGGGACAGGGGACCACAAACAAGTAATCAAGCAACAAAGTACAGGCTGTGTTAAGtgatgaaagaaagggaaaaagtaaacGGTGGAGACCCATTTACATAAGATATCACAACGAACAAGACAGCCCATAAAAGCACACAGTGCAGCATGAGCAGCAGACAATAAAATGATCAGGCCAAGTGCTAAGACATGCTAGAGTAGGCTGCAGTTTTCCAGGATCACAAACTGGGACAGCCAGGAAAACTGCCTGAGGTCCAAGGAATGGGTGAGAGTCAGTTACAGGAAGGGGATGGCAGTAGGAAATGGGAAGAGGTCCAACATAGGCAAGATGCGATCATGTGTGTAAATTctcaggaagaggaaaaggttTACATGGCTGAAGCATACCACTTAAGAGAAAAGGGCAGACTGGGGTAGGTGCAGGGTGACCCAACTATCCTGGCTTTAGTGCTCAAAGTCTGGCATCCCAAGAAATGCCTCCGTTGCGCTCAAGTAAACCATGAGAGTTGGTCATCCCAGGTAGGAAATGAGGGGGAGGACAGGACGTGAGCATGAACTGAAGAACAAGTCCAATCAAAGCAGTACTCCTAGAACAAAGATCCACTGGTGGAAAACTTGAGTGAATTTAGGATTTCAGAGGTAGGGCCATACATGTGGTTACCTGTGAGCAGAGCTTAAAGGCCACTAGTATTCAGTGACCAATCCACCAACAAGTCTTGACTAGCCTCCCTCCAAAACATATCTCAAATCAaactatttgtatcttttttgccactaccctggtccaagccaccattaCCTCACCTGGATTACTGTGCTAGCCTCCATACTGAACTCCCTGCTTCCATTCTTCCTGACTCCAATCTATTTTCCACCCAACTGTCCCAagttaagagttaaaaaaatgttcaccaGGTTCCTTTAACCACTGCATACACAGCACCTCACTAGGACAATGTCTGAGATGTAAAAGGCATTTAATATCTGTTTGCTTAATGAATCAAGAACTTATACTGGGATACTGCTAAGTCATCTTCAGGGAAAGCCATGGACATCTCTCAGGACAACATCAGAAGTACAGGCCTGGAAACTGGTACCAAGTTCTCTggagaatgaagaaataatagGTAACAGTAGTAAGGAAAAGTGCCTTGGTATCCAGGTAGAGAAAAGAAGCCTGAAAAACAGGGAATTTTATCCTAGAGGAAGGCAGCATCCATCTATCTGGGAGGGCTATTAGACAAAGTATAGGACTTTCCTCAGGAAGAGTCAGATTTCAGTTAAGCCAAGAAGGTA
Proteins encoded in this window:
- the PPP2CA gene encoding serine/threonine-protein phosphatase 2A catalytic subunit alpha isoform, with the translated sequence MDEKVFTKELDQWIEQLNECKQLSESQVKSLCEKAKEILTKESNVQEVRCPVTVCGDVHGQFHDLMELFRIGGKSPDTNYLFMGDYVDRGYYSVETVTLLVALKVRYRERITILRGNHESRQITQVYGFYDECLRKYGNANVWKYFTDLFDYLPLTALVDGQIFCLHGGLSPSIDTLDHIRALDRLQEVPHEGPMCDLLWSDPDDRGGWGISPRGAGYTFGQDISETFNHANGLTLVSRAHQLVMEGYNWCHDRNVVTIFSAPNYCYRCGNQAAIMELDDTLKYSFLQFDPAPRRGEPHVTRRTPDYFL